The DNA window TGCTAAAGTTGAGAATCCGCCGCAAAAGTGCGATTACAGCCCATGCCAATGTGTTCTGAACGATAAATTTGGCGTTACATGGTGTCTTTTTGAATAGGAGGACAAGAATGTCTAAACAAAAACTTATTATAATAAGCGGTTCACCCTGTGTCGGTAAAACGACTGTTGCAGACAAGCTGTTTCAATCATATGAAAACAGCGCGTATCTTGACGGTGACTGGTGCTGGTGTGTAAATCCATTTTCGGTAAGCGACCCCAGACTGCGTAACGGTGAAAAAAGCATGTCATTCGTGTTATCTAATTATTTGAACTCCGATTTCAATTATGTCATATTTTCTTCGGTTGTGGTTATGTACGAAGCAATAAGAGAGCCGATTTTAAAGGATATCACGGTAAAAAACATTGAAGTAATCGGAATTACGCTGACCTGTTCGGAGGAAACACTGACGGCACGGCACAAAAGCCGTGGGGACGAAAATGAGGTATCATTTCAATGGCTTCATTTGCCGCCGTATTCCGGGGATTATGTTATAAATACTGATAACAAAACGCCGGATCAAATTGTCTGTGAAATAAAAGAATTAATTGAGAAAGGTAGTTGAAAATGAACATTGAAATTAAAAAGCTGATCCCCGAACTAACGGAGGATTACCTGCACTTTTTCGATGTCACACCGCATGACGATGATATCCCCGGCAGTAAATGTTATTGTGTTTGCTGGTGCAGTGCGGATCACCGCATAGCAACCGACTTCTCATCGCAGGAGAAAAGACGGGAGCTTGCAAGGCAATACATAAAAGACGGCGTCATTCAGGGTTATCTGGCATATCAGGGTGAGAGAGTCATCGGTTGGTGTAACGCAAATACAAAAGCGGAATGTCAGCATTGTATAAGCTGGCTGCGCTTTATGCAGTCGGTTGATGTAGATGATACAAACTTAAAAATTAAATCGGTTTTTTGCTTTGTAATTGTGCCCGATATGCAACGGAAAGGTATTGCGACAAAGCTGCTATGCCGTGTATGCGAGGACGCAGCAGCTGACGGCTTTGATGTGGTGGAGAGCTACCCGAATAAAGCTTTTGTCAGCACAACCCGTGATTTTATGGGTCCTGTCGAGATGTATAAGAAATTGGGCTTTACGGTCGTTTATGAAGTGAAAGACATAGCGGTCATGCGGAAATGTTTGAAAGAGAATTAAGGAAAAATGAAACAAACTTACATAGAAAATAAGCCTGCTTTAGCAAAGGAGATTGCAGAACTTGCTGTAGTGTTGGTTAAGGCAAAGGTATTAGAACTGAATTTATGAATAAGCTTATTTAAGAATAAAAGAAAACAAAATTTGTATTTGAGGAAAATCCATATAGCTTTACAATTGTTTTGGGATTTTTGATATGCTTTTCGGATAAATGCAAAACTATGAAATGGAGTGATGTATATGCCAAAATTAATCTTGGTTTGCGGTAAAATATGTAGTGGAAAAACTACCTATACAAAAAAGCTGATAAAAGAAATAAAAGCTGTTCATCTATCGGTTGATGAAATAAGTATGTCTATTTATGGCGGACAAGTTGGCTCAACTCACGCTCAAGTAGTAGAAAAGATAATACACTATCTGTTTAATAAATCTATTGAAATCTACAATACAGGATTTAATGTTGTAATTGATACAGGATTTTGGCAAAAGGCAGACAGAAATGAGGCAAATGAATTTTATAAAAACCACAATATAATCCCAGAATGGCATTATATTGATGTGCCAGATGAAATGTGGCAAAAAGGCATTAGGAAACGTAATAACGATATTAAAATTGGTAGAACTGTTGATTGCGTAATTGATGATAACACGATGAAAATGTTTTTAAGTTTTTGGGAAACACCAAACAAAGACGAAATTGATGTTTGGATTATAAACGATTGGTGTTGAAGTGAGTATTGATAGTCATGCGAAAAGCATTTAAATGAGGATTCTGCAAAGAAATAAATTATTTTCTTGAATGCACTACCTGCAACATGCGGCACAAAATCCACTTGATGGGAATTGAAAGCTTTTTCTCCGACAAACTATTATAAAGGATATACTGACAGCCCGTAGCGTGAAAATTATACACGATCATGAATAAAAAAGAAGTGATGAATGTGAAAAAACAGAAATATTACCTCTACCACTATTACGAGCGTAATTTTGGACCGTTTATGCCGCTAACCGCATTGCCGATGAATGAAGCAAAAGAAATTTTGCTAATACAAGAAGCCGCTGGGAAATTCCACAATCCCGACATCGACGGATTTTTACAGAAACGATATGATCGTGACAAGCTTCTTCGTGAGATGTTTATAAAACATGGTGGCAAGCCTGAACGTACTGCCCCGGTGTATATGATGCTCGGAGAACACAAACAGTGGGAATCGGCATATGAAAACCCTGCGGTTATCAAAATCCCGCTTAAAGAATTTGATCCCCTCACCGTCTCATTTACATACGGCGATTCATTTTCAGTTTTAAATTCGTCACTTTTTGGCGATGAGGAATATTGGAACAAGGTATATTTTGCGGACGAAATGTTGCAAATCATTGACAGACTTGGTTTCCCTCCTTATGTGGAATACGATTTCAAACGCGGGATATATCCGATAGACAAAAATATAAATCATCACTTGAAGTATGTTGAAGCTCATATTTGGAGCGACGAGACGATTATGAAATATATATGAGGGGAATTGAAAGATGAAATTTGCCTCTGTTTGTATCCATACCGATAACGCTCCGCGCCTTGCTGAGTTTTACGAAAAAGTATTACAGGAAAAACCGGAGGTTGACGGGACTCATTATGGTTTCTCTAAAATTGCTGTGTATGATGATGGAAATGTCACGATGTCCGAACATAAAAATATGTCGATAATGTTATCCACCGAGGATTTACAAGTCGAATATAACCGTCTGCTAAAAGAGTTCCCCGATTTAGTTGTGACATCACCGCCACAGCGTCGTCCGTGGGGCGCGTTTTCATTTTGGTTTCTAGACCTCGATGGTAATACGGTAAGTGTATTTGAATATAAGGAGGACTAAACTTATGCTTTGCCCTAGATGTAAAAAAGACGACCCACAAAACAGAGAGATGTGTCCTGACTGCGGCGCGCCGATAAGACCTATTCCCGTACCTGCGGGAGGTAAAATTAAGTTCGGCAAATATGACTGGTTTGTCTTGGATAAACAAGATGATAAAATGCTTATTCTAACCGAAAATGTTATAGAAAAGCATCCGTATCACCATGGAGAAACTGAAATCACGTGGGAAACCTGCGATATGCGAACATATCTGAACAGCGAGTTTTATGATTCGTTTGAAGAAAATGACAGAAACCGCATTATTGAAGTCACAAACGAAAATCGGGACAATCCGTGGTATGGCACAAGTGGTGGTAATCCCACTACCGACAAGGTGTTTTTACTAAGTATCGACGAGGTTCTGAAATATTTCGGTGACAGCGGTCAGATAAAAACGCGGTATATGTATCCTTCTCCATGGGGCGACTGGTGCAAGGACGAATTTCTGCCGTGGATTGACGACCAATACAACATAGCACGCCGTGTTGTAGATGACACGGGCATTGTTCGGTTCTGGAGATTGCGGTCGCCCGGCGCGAATAGGTACCGTATCGCTTTCGTATCAGGCTTTTGCGGAGACGGATTTGACCAGGGCGTTATAGACATATCAGGTTGTTCCGGGTTAATAGATGGACATTTTGAGTTTGATAGTTTCGGTTCTCTGTCGAATGGTCTGGAGGACGAGCATTGTATAAACGGCATTCGTCCGGCATTATGGCTAAAAACATGTTGATAGAAAAGGAACGATAAAATATAATTTCATGTATTTAATAATACTTCCTTGACTCTGCCGTAACGTCAAGTGATATACTGTCCGCAAAGGAGATAATAGAGCGCTATGAATTTAATTAAAATAACCGAACTCAGCACTGAGATAGGCCTTTCATCACGGACATTGCGGTATTACGAGGAAGCGGGGCTTATCACGAGCGTTCGACCACAATTTGAAAAGTATCGCTTTTATGATGAGCAGAATGTGCAGCGGCTGCGGCAGATAATGGTACTTCGGAAAATGCAGATACCCATAAAGGATATCGTGCGGATTTACGAAAGCCACGAAATGTCGGCAATCACGCAGGTTTTCGTGGACAAAATCAATGAAATCGACGGCGAGGTCACCGCCTTATCCGAGCTTAAACGCATCATAAACGAATTCTTACAGAAGATGATTGAAAAAGGCATAAAGCAGATTTCAGCTTTGCCGCTTTTATACGAGGAAATGGACAAGCAGCTCACCTCACGGGAAAATATCAACATGGAACAAAAAAACTTCGCGTTAAGCGAAGCTTTGAATGAGGTATCGGAAAAGCTCGCAAAGCCACTCGACATATCGATTATCAGGTTACCGAAAATGCGAGTTCTGTCTTCATACTTAAAAGATGATGCGGAAACATCCGACACCACAGCTTTCATGCGTTATCTGCAAATGAACGGAATGAAAGCCGACAATTACGGCAGCTTTGAGTATCAGGAAAACGACTGCGACGTTATGATTACAAAAATTGCAGATGGTTTTACAAACGACAGCAATTTTACCGATTTCATTTTTGACGGCGGTTATTTTGCCGCGGCGAACGTGTATCTCGACGACGACTTAGCACAATCGTTTTATTCGCTTGTAAAAAGCTTTGATGATAATAAATTTTATCAGATTGACTACACAGCCGACGGCAATCTGCGTCACGCCGCCATGCTTGAAAATCTCATTTCTCCCGACGAGCGGCGGCAGCTTGTGGCGTTATATGTCCCCGTAAAAAAGAGGATTCCGGACGTGTCGCTTTATCCGAAGCCAACCGAAATCACCAATATTACGGTCGGTGTACTAAAAAAGCAAAATCCTATACTGTGGGAAAAAGAAGTCGAGCTTGATAAGCTCACACCGATAAACAATCCGCATTACAGAGTTATGGAAAACGGCGAAGTGGAGTATACCGGTTGGATTTCCACACGGACTCTGAGTACAAATGTATCGGTCAAGCTCCCGTTTCGAGTAGATATCGAGTTTCGTGTGCCGATGGATGACGAGCAGTTCGGCTATGGTGATAATGAGGGCAGCATTATCTTTTATCATGGCGATGATAACGGCTATAACATCGGGGTGAATCTCGGAATTATGGGCTTCGGCATCAACATGAATAATCACTCAAACCGTCCGGAGGAATCCATAAGTTTTCATCAGCCGGTTTTCCATGACTATTACAATTTTCCACATAAGGGCAGGATCAAGCCGAACGAGTATAACCACGTCACATGGATAATCGGTCAAAAATACCTAGCGGTCATAATAAACGGCGAAATCCGGTATTGCGGCGCCAATTTTCCGTATATGTATCTTGATTTGAACAGCGAGAAAGCGTATCCCGTTGTAATCGGTTCAAACGGGCAGGGAAAGAAATATTTTAGAGCGATTAAAATTTCTCAGCTTGCGTATTCCCCGAAAACCAAAATAAAGAACGGAGAGCTGACCATGATCACAAAACAAAGCAACAGCATTATTTCGATTATCCATCGTCTTATCACCGACGAATATGGAGAAAACTACTGGTTCAACGGTTCGGCGAAATATGTTATGGAATGTCTCGGGGAGAAAGAATATGATTATTGGTTTTTCGCCGGAATTACGGGTGATGTATTTACACAGCATTACAAACAACCGTTTATGGGCGATAGCATTGACGCGCATTATCAAGTAAATGGCGATTTCGGATTCTTCGAGCGTATTTTTGAGAAATGCGGATATGCGTCAACCTTTGTCACATTGAAGGATATATCCAAAAACAAAGAAATGTATCTCAATGCGCTCATTGGATATATCGATAAAGGAATCCCCGTCATAGCGCTGGTAAACGGAATTAATAAGGAATACAGCAGCGGTTTTTTAGACGGCGTTTTTGTTGGATACGAGGAGCACGGAAAAACGCTGCTTTATATAACAGGCAATAATAACGAGCCGCAGCGTATTCCATTTGATAAAGCAATCGATAGTGACAAACAAGAGCTAAACGGCTGGGTTTTCGTCGGTGAGAAAAAAAAGCAAAAGGATCTTGCAACACTCTATCGTGAAGCAATTTATGCACTACCTGAGCTTCTGACTACCAATAACGATAAATACTGCTTCGGTTCGGCAGCTTTCCGTGTGTGGGCAGATGATGTGGAAAACGGACATTTCGACGGCATGAAACCGGAAGAATTTGACGGCTGGTCGATGTATACCAACTTCGTCTGCGTGCTTGCGACCAACGGCAGCTGCTGTCATGGCTTTTTACAGCGTGCAAAGGAGCTGAATCCAGATATGACATATCTGGATGAGATAAGTAAGCTGTATAAGCGAACGGGGGAAATCTGGAACAACGACAACGGGAACGACCTGGAAGCCCTCGGGGGCGGCTTCAATGTCACGCTGGAAGCATTGCAAACACCTGAAAAGCGGTCAAAGATCGCCGCGAGAATCCGCGAGTGCGGGGATATTATGGACAAGGTTGTTAATATACTTAAAGAAAACATAAGGGATGAATAAGAAAATAAACATGCAGAAAGCGAGATTCACAACACTATGAAAAAGCTTGATTTTTCAATCCCGTTTTCGGGATTCTGCTCCACATCATTTATCAATTGCTTCGCTTCCGTTTATATGTATCTTGAGGGATTCGACGCGTAGACAACGGCGTGACCTTCTGTAACGAGTGGGTTAACGGGTCAGTGCAGCTGCTGCAGAAACTGCGCTACCAAGCCGCAGGCTTTGCAGGAACGCTTCTTTTTCCTTTTGAAACGCAGATAAAAATTCAAATAAAGAATGGAGAACTAACCATGATAACAAAACAAAGCAATAATCAGATTTCAAACATTCAAACATATTGCGTCGGTGAACGCGGTGAGAATTTTGCTTTTGACGGCGCTTGTGAGCGGCTCATGGATTGCCTCGGAGAAAAGGATCTCGGCTATTGGCTGATTGCGGGTATTACAGGAGATTGTTTCGCACAGGTATATCCCAAAAATCATACCTTTTACAGCGACCGTTATTGCGTATCCGATTATAATATACTGTATCATGATGACTGCACGAGTTATATAGAGGGTATATTTGATAAAATGGGGTATGCTTGCACCTATATCCCGAAAGAAAGACTTTTATCAAATAAGGAAATGTATCGGCAAACACTTATAGCTTACATTGACAAAGGCTTACCAATCATGCAATTCAAGGGAAATTACAGCCTAATTTGCGGTTATGAAGAACATGGTAATATTCTTTTGCAACGATACCCATGTAACGATAATTTTGAAAAGTTTTCACTGGATGAAACCTATTTTGCTGACAATGAATTGAAGGGTTGGATTTTTATCGGAGAAAAAAAGGAACAGAAAATACTTGCCGATATTTACCGGGAAGCTGTTTTAAAAATGCCCGAAATTTTAACAACAGAAACTGATAAGTATTACTTCGGAGCCAGAGCATTCTATGCGTGGGCTAAGGATATAGAAAATGGTTTTTATGACGGTAAAACGCAAGATGAAGTAGATTTATGGGGAACACATACAAGCTTTGTCTGCGATTTTGAAACAATTGCAGCAACATCGGGACGGTTTTTATCAAAAGCGTTAGAATTTAATCATGACTTGAGCTTTATTTCGGAAATCATTTCTATTCTCGGCAGGCAAGGCACATATGCAAACGGCGGGCTTGAAGATTTAGGAGGCGGATTTAATGTTACGCTTGAGGCGTTGCAGAACATAGAGAAGCGGACAAAAATTGCCGCAAAAATCCGAAAATTTGGGGACTGTATTGATCAGGTTGTTAAGATATTGAATGAAAATATTAAAGGATGAATAAGAAAATAAACATACAGAAAGCGAGAGAAAGTCTGAGCATGTCTACGACAGCATCGGAAATGTAAAAACGCTCGGAAAACCTGAATTCGGCGATATACTCAATACAATAAGCTGGCGTTATGGCTACACCCACGATCTTGCGTGGTCGATAATCGGGCTTGACGAGTGCATAAACTGGGATGACTGGAAGTCGCATTATTACGGCGATATGCTAGAAGTCATTCTCTTGAAATTCAAAGAAAATGATGAAGCTGTGCTTGAATGCATTAAAAAACTGATAACCGCTCTCGGCGAAAATCATGAACGAAAGATATAATCACCTCTATATAAGGAGAATAAGAAAATGAGCGATAAGATAAAATATTCAAAATTTGAGTACATTGAAATACCCGCACTGCGTTTCATAGGCATAGACGCATGGCGAACAAAAGAGGACTGGGGCGATATGTGGCGGCGTAAGGATGAATTTCTGCCACAGCTTGAATCCATGAAGGAAAGTCTCGATTTGACAATACCGCATGTATGCGCTTTTTGCCACCACGACGACGGTGAAGTTGACGTTGTTAACCGTTATTTGATTGGAAGATTTTTCAAAGCTGATACCACTGTACCAGACGGATATGATTACCACGATTTGAAACCGCAAATAGTTGCATATGCCGTATTTGATAATGGCGTGGAGAATGAATTTTTTTTAAGATATGAAATTACACGGGATAAAATATTGGGCGACGGTATCGGGATTCCTTATCCAGTAGGATATTGGCACGGAGAAGTATACATCGATAAAACTCCGGTTGATCCGACGTTTTGTTGCGGTGTCCTGTTTGCCTGTAACAAAGGGAAAGTATGATTATTCTAAAAATATAGTATTGAAAGGAAAGATAAAATGAAACAGAAACCCCTTGAAAACGAGCATGTTATTGTACACAGCTTTACTTCCGGGGATTGGCGGGATTTACGTGATATTGCATTATCGAACGCTGCTTCTGATTTTGCATATTGCGATGAACAATGGCCTACTGACGAAGAATCTATAAAAGGAATGGCTGATTACTTGGCAACAAACGATAGCATGTCAGCAATTTACGCTAAAGACATAGATAAGGTTGTATGCTTTGTTAATTTCAACAGAATAACTGATGAAAAATATCTTGATATCGGTCATGTTATGAATCTTGAATTTGCCGGTCGAGGGTATGAGTACGAAGGCCTTCGCCTGTTATATAAATTTGCATTTGAGACAATGGAGATTGATGGAATTCGTTCATATTGGGCGTTTGATGATAAGGTAAAGTTAGAACCGCTCATGAAGCTTGGAATGAAAGTCACGAGGAAATTTCAAAACAATTACTTCGGTGGCAAAAAGGGAACCTTCACGGGTTGCGAACTTAAGGTGTCGAGAGAAGAATTTTATAAAGGGTGATGATATAATGGACGAAAAAATCACACCAACAAAATTTGAGTACATAGAAATACCTGCCCTGCGTTTTATCGGCATAGATGCGTGGGACTGGGGCGATATGTGGCAACTTTTACTTTATCTTCCGCCGCTGAAATTTCATCATATCTTGCTTTATTAACTAGTCATTTAAATAATTACCGCTTAAAGAGAGAAAAGCCTTTGGTATATGGGCTTTTCTCTCTTATAAGGTAGGACATATTTAATTGCCGAGTTAATAATTGAACCACCGTGTACCGAATGGTATGCATGGTGGTGTAAGAGGTCGGTCAATCAATTAATAGATGACCTCCAACTCGATTATATATTTATGATTCTGATTCAATAAATCCACTTTACAAATGATTATTAGAGTTATATAATATAGTATATAACCTGGCACTAATAAAAGATCTTGCCATAAATTTAATGTTTTGTTGTTAAA is part of the Oscillospiraceae bacterium genome and encodes:
- a CDS encoding AAA family ATPase → MSKQKLIIISGSPCVGKTTVADKLFQSYENSAYLDGDWCWCVNPFSVSDPRLRNGEKSMSFVLSNYLNSDFNYVIFSSVVVMYEAIREPILKDITVKNIEVIGITLTCSEETLTARHKSRGDENEVSFQWLHLPPYSGDYVINTDNKTPDQIVCEIKELIEKGS
- a CDS encoding DUF6273 domain-containing protein; the protein is MLCPRCKKDDPQNREMCPDCGAPIRPIPVPAGGKIKFGKYDWFVLDKQDDKMLILTENVIEKHPYHHGETEITWETCDMRTYLNSEFYDSFEENDRNRIIEVTNENRDNPWYGTSGGNPTTDKVFLLSIDEVLKYFGDSGQIKTRYMYPSPWGDWCKDEFLPWIDDQYNIARRVVDDTGIVRFWRLRSPGANRYRIAFVSGFCGDGFDQGVIDISGCSGLIDGHFEFDSFGSLSNGLEDEHCINGIRPALWLKTC
- a CDS encoding GNAT family N-acetyltransferase — encoded protein: MNIEIKKLIPELTEDYLHFFDVTPHDDDIPGSKCYCVCWCSADHRIATDFSSQEKRRELARQYIKDGVIQGYLAYQGERVIGWCNANTKAECQHCISWLRFMQSVDVDDTNLKIKSVFCFVIVPDMQRKGIATKLLCRVCEDAAADGFDVVESYPNKAFVSTTRDFMGPVEMYKKLGFTVVYEVKDIAVMRKCLKEN
- a CDS encoding MerR family transcriptional regulator yields the protein MNLIKITELSTEIGLSSRTLRYYEEAGLITSVRPQFEKYRFYDEQNVQRLRQIMVLRKMQIPIKDIVRIYESHEMSAITQVFVDKINEIDGEVTALSELKRIINEFLQKMIEKGIKQISALPLLYEEMDKQLTSRENINMEQKNFALSEALNEVSEKLAKPLDISIIRLPKMRVLSSYLKDDAETSDTTAFMRYLQMNGMKADNYGSFEYQENDCDVMITKIADGFTNDSNFTDFIFDGGYFAAANVYLDDDLAQSFYSLVKSFDDNKFYQIDYTADGNLRHAAMLENLISPDERRQLVALYVPVKKRIPDVSLYPKPTEITNITVGVLKKQNPILWEKEVELDKLTPINNPHYRVMENGEVEYTGWISTRTLSTNVSVKLPFRVDIEFRVPMDDEQFGYGDNEGSIIFYHGDDNGYNIGVNLGIMGFGINMNNHSNRPEESISFHQPVFHDYYNFPHKGRIKPNEYNHVTWIIGQKYLAVIINGEIRYCGANFPYMYLDLNSEKAYPVVIGSNGQGKKYFRAIKISQLAYSPKTKIKNGELTMITKQSNSIISIIHRLITDEYGENYWFNGSAKYVMECLGEKEYDYWFFAGITGDVFTQHYKQPFMGDSIDAHYQVNGDFGFFERIFEKCGYASTFVTLKDISKNKEMYLNALIGYIDKGIPVIALVNGINKEYSSGFLDGVFVGYEEHGKTLLYITGNNNEPQRIPFDKAIDSDKQELNGWVFVGEKKKQKDLATLYREAIYALPELLTTNNDKYCFGSAAFRVWADDVENGHFDGMKPEEFDGWSMYTNFVCVLATNGSCCHGFLQRAKELNPDMTYLDEISKLYKRTGEIWNNDNGNDLEALGGGFNVTLEALQTPEKRSKIAARIRECGDIMDKVVNILKENIRDE
- a CDS encoding ATP-binding protein, whose protein sequence is MPKLILVCGKICSGKTTYTKKLIKEIKAVHLSVDEISMSIYGGQVGSTHAQVVEKIIHYLFNKSIEIYNTGFNVVIDTGFWQKADRNEANEFYKNHNIIPEWHYIDVPDEMWQKGIRKRNNDIKIGRTVDCVIDDNTMKMFLSFWETPNKDEIDVWIINDWC